A stretch of the Gemmatirosa kalamazoonensis genome encodes the following:
- a CDS encoding protein kinase domain-containing protein: MAVITACPRCGTAVSPDSRFCGACGASILGAVEQEDPLLARLRQATLGEYDIVRSLGQGGMAAVYLAWDLELARYVAIKVMFPELAHRDAMSQRFLQEARTAANLDDHPNVVRIYRAKESAGLRYFVMKFIDGCSLDQMLHLVERLPIGLACLVLDQVARALHYAHARGVVHRDVKPGNVMIDRQGLAVVTDFGIAKVAQGEQLTKTGFAIGTPAYMSPEQWGADTPTSASDQYALGIIAYQVLTGHAPFNGSLPEMLQQHLHAEPAPIRPMRPDCPPVLEAAVLRMLAKRKSDRWPSLADVLPALDPHAFGDPMAMRATLGAMIPPATAADGGPLPKTPQSPVPLGRPTGTDATPMPPATPVTPPHIAPPYTPPPVTPASATPVGPRWDLGLPYTPTVDAPPLSPSDLFAPIPQPAAIKLAVVPPRVTVGERARVVAEVVDVRGTRIPDLAVAWTCEPAHLASIDRDGTVTTTGVGTVRIVATHERVRAETALVVDEDPRVVAERAERARREAEAAEAARLEAERKERERLEAARAARAEQARLEAERKEQQRLEAERLERERLERERAEQARLQAERLERERAEQARREAERLEQARLAAERLERERIEAERREAERARLAREEQERHEAERREKERLAAERAEKARLEAEQRERERLEKARQEAERQERARIEAERAAQARLEAERQERARRDAERAEKQRLEAERREAERLEKQRLDAERAEQARLEKERREAERAEAARRKAEEKAAAQAAALAAKAAKAARVEAAPSDDTRRRTIMLLSAAVLVAAIGLAATLLLRPSGPEPVSGTTEPVTAVAPAATQPATQPATQPATSNVASSQTATPPVAAAPTPSVIPKTPATPSKASIDSARIAARARSDSLRKHALAVASAAPRVDTAKTTAPTPVQDAPHATTPSTSEPSTRPTVPANPPAATPNTPPRTEVAAASLTADDVRGAASQIANAIKSHDDRKLSDLMGRASAGAENRGPFFTWLGRISSIGTAVESVGAPVPSENGRTSADVTLNVRWATFGSLQTRHPTFRVTWRRDGGAWAIESVALLSKLP; encoded by the coding sequence ATGGCTGTCATCACCGCGTGTCCGCGTTGCGGCACGGCTGTCTCCCCGGACTCGCGTTTCTGCGGCGCCTGCGGCGCGTCGATCCTCGGCGCCGTCGAGCAGGAGGATCCGCTCCTCGCGCGCCTGCGTCAGGCCACCCTCGGCGAGTACGACATCGTCCGCTCGCTCGGCCAGGGCGGCATGGCGGCGGTGTACCTCGCGTGGGACCTCGAGCTCGCGCGCTACGTCGCCATCAAGGTCATGTTCCCGGAGCTCGCCCACCGGGACGCGATGTCGCAGCGCTTCCTGCAGGAGGCGCGCACGGCGGCGAACCTCGACGACCACCCGAACGTCGTCCGCATCTACCGCGCGAAGGAGAGCGCGGGGCTGCGCTACTTCGTGATGAAGTTCATCGACGGGTGCTCGCTCGATCAGATGCTGCATCTCGTCGAGCGACTCCCGATCGGGCTCGCGTGCCTCGTGCTCGATCAGGTCGCGCGCGCGCTACACTACGCCCACGCGCGCGGCGTCGTGCACCGCGACGTGAAGCCCGGCAACGTCATGATCGACCGCCAGGGGCTCGCCGTCGTCACCGACTTCGGCATCGCGAAGGTCGCCCAGGGCGAGCAGCTCACGAAGACCGGCTTCGCGATCGGCACCCCGGCGTACATGAGCCCCGAGCAGTGGGGCGCCGACACGCCGACAAGCGCCTCCGACCAGTACGCGCTCGGCATCATCGCCTATCAGGTGCTCACCGGGCACGCGCCGTTCAACGGCTCGCTCCCGGAGATGCTCCAGCAGCACCTGCACGCGGAGCCCGCGCCGATCCGGCCCATGCGTCCGGACTGCCCGCCCGTGCTCGAGGCGGCGGTGCTGCGCATGCTCGCGAAGCGGAAGAGCGACCGCTGGCCGTCGCTCGCCGACGTGCTCCCGGCGCTCGACCCGCACGCGTTCGGCGACCCGATGGCGATGCGCGCCACGCTCGGCGCGATGATCCCGCCGGCCACCGCGGCCGACGGCGGGCCGCTGCCGAAGACGCCCCAGAGCCCCGTTCCGTTAGGCCGTCCGACCGGCACCGACGCGACGCCGATGCCGCCGGCCACGCCGGTGACGCCGCCGCACATCGCGCCGCCGTACACGCCGCCGCCCGTCACGCCGGCGTCGGCCACGCCCGTGGGGCCGCGCTGGGACCTCGGCCTCCCGTACACGCCCACCGTCGACGCGCCGCCGCTCTCGCCGAGCGACCTGTTCGCGCCGATCCCGCAGCCCGCCGCGATCAAGCTCGCGGTGGTGCCGCCGCGCGTGACGGTGGGCGAGCGCGCGCGCGTCGTCGCGGAGGTGGTCGACGTGCGCGGCACGCGGATCCCGGACCTCGCCGTCGCGTGGACGTGCGAGCCGGCGCACCTCGCGTCGATCGACCGCGACGGCACGGTGACGACGACGGGCGTCGGCACGGTGCGCATCGTCGCCACGCACGAGCGCGTGCGCGCCGAGACCGCGCTCGTCGTCGACGAGGACCCGCGCGTCGTCGCCGAGCGCGCGGAGCGCGCGCGCCGCGAGGCGGAAGCCGCCGAGGCGGCGCGGCTCGAGGCGGAGCGGAAGGAACGCGAGCGCCTGGAAGCGGCGCGGGCGGCGCGTGCGGAGCAGGCGCGCCTGGAGGCCGAGCGCAAGGAGCAGCAGCGGCTGGAGGCCGAACGCCTGGAGCGCGAGCGCCTCGAGCGCGAGCGCGCCGAGCAGGCACGGCTCCAGGCGGAGCGCCTCGAGCGCGAGCGCGCGGAGCAGGCCCGCCGCGAGGCCGAGCGCCTGGAGCAGGCCCGACTCGCCGCCGAGCGTCTCGAGCGCGAGCGCATCGAGGCGGAGCGCCGCGAGGCCGAGCGGGCCCGCCTCGCGCGCGAGGAGCAGGAGCGCCACGAGGCCGAGCGGCGCGAGAAGGAGCGGCTCGCGGCCGAACGCGCCGAGAAGGCGCGTTTGGAGGCGGAGCAGCGCGAGCGCGAGCGTCTCGAGAAGGCGCGGCAGGAGGCGGAGCGGCAGGAGCGCGCGCGCATCGAGGCGGAGCGCGCGGCGCAGGCGCGGCTCGAGGCCGAGCGCCAGGAGCGCGCGCGTCGCGACGCCGAGCGCGCCGAGAAGCAGCGCCTCGAGGCGGAGCGGCGCGAGGCGGAACGGCTCGAGAAGCAGCGCCTCGATGCGGAGCGCGCCGAGCAGGCCCGCCTCGAGAAGGAGCGCCGGGAAGCGGAGCGCGCCGAGGCCGCGCGCCGCAAGGCGGAGGAGAAGGCCGCCGCGCAGGCCGCCGCGCTCGCGGCGAAAGCCGCGAAGGCCGCGCGCGTCGAGGCGGCGCCAAGCGACGACACGCGCCGCCGGACGATCATGCTGCTCTCGGCGGCGGTCCTCGTCGCGGCGATCGGGCTCGCGGCGACGCTGCTGCTCCGGCCGAGCGGCCCGGAGCCGGTGAGCGGCACGACGGAGCCCGTGACGGCCGTCGCGCCGGCGGCCACGCAGCCGGCCACGCAGCCGGCCACGCAACCGGCCACGTCGAACGTCGCGTCGTCGCAGACCGCGACGCCGCCGGTCGCGGCGGCGCCCACGCCGAGCGTGATCCCGAAGACGCCGGCGACGCCGTCGAAGGCGAGCATCGACAGCGCGCGCATCGCGGCGCGCGCCCGGAGCGACTCGCTGCGCAAGCACGCGCTCGCCGTCGCCTCGGCGGCCCCGCGTGTGGACACCGCGAAGACCACCGCGCCGACTCCGGTGCAGGACGCGCCGCACGCGACGACGCCGTCCACGAGCGAGCCGTCGACCCGGCCGACCGTGCCCGCGAATCCGCCGGCGGCGACGCCGAACACGCCGCCCCGCACCGAAGTCGCAGCCGCGAGCCTAACGGCGGACGACGTGCGCGGCGCCGCGTCTCAGATCGCCAACGCGATCAAGTCGCACGACGACCGCAAGCTGTCGGATCTCATGGGGCGCGCGAGCGCGGGCGCCGAGAATCGCGGCCCGTTCTTCACCTGGCTCGGCCGGATCTCGTCGATCGGCACCGCCGTCGAGAGCGTCGGTGCGCCCGTGCCGAGCGAGAACGGCCGCACGTCGGCGGACGTCACGCTCAACGTGCGGTGGGCCACGTTCGGCTCGCTGCAGACGCGGCACCCCACGTTCCGCGTGACGTGGCGGCGCGACGGCGGCGCGTGGGCGATCGAGTCGGTCGCGCTGTTGTCGAAGCTCCCCTGA